From Spirosoma aerolatum, one genomic window encodes:
- a CDS encoding DUF4292 domain-containing protein, whose product MSRPTRPGIEEARANVAEIDFRYLTAKSRISFKSQQQDIDNANVTIRVRKDSLIWVSVSKLGIEAVRGEITKDSITIIDKIHKEYSVYDFPTLSRQFNFNMNFELLQALIVGNLPLPKRPAQKIKNERDYLLLRQSEGKVLVENYIGENDRKLKKLMVTEQPTKNTLRLDYEDFTSLNNFLFPYTSLVTLDYQSKADGQFYQTLLRIKHNKVELVDKSPGFPFSIPASYTRRP is encoded by the coding sequence ATGAGCCGGCCAACTCGTCCGGGTATTGAAGAGGCCAGAGCCAATGTAGCCGAAATTGATTTCCGGTATCTGACGGCTAAATCGAGAATTTCATTCAAGAGCCAGCAACAGGACATCGACAATGCCAACGTAACGATTCGGGTTCGGAAAGACAGCCTGATCTGGGTATCCGTTTCAAAGCTGGGAATCGAAGCCGTTCGTGGTGAGATTACAAAGGATTCCATTACGATAATCGACAAAATTCATAAAGAATACTCGGTTTATGACTTCCCGACACTGAGTCGGCAGTTTAACTTTAATATGAATTTTGAGCTGCTCCAGGCACTGATTGTTGGGAATCTACCCCTTCCCAAGCGCCCGGCGCAAAAGATCAAAAACGAGCGGGATTACCTGCTGCTCCGTCAGAGCGAAGGGAAGGTACTGGTCGAAAACTATATTGGTGAAAACGACCGGAAGCTGAAAAAACTGATGGTTACCGAGCAGCCAACCAAAAACACACTGAGACTGGATTATGAGGATTTTACCTCGCTCAATAACTTCCTGTTTCCCTACACGAGCCTGGTAACCCTCGATTATCAATCGAAAGCGGACGGGCAATTCTATCAGACCTTACTTCGTATTAAGCATAACAAAGTTGAACTGGTTGATAAAAGTCCGGGATTTCCGTTTTCCATCCCGGCTTCGTATACTCGTCGACCTTAA
- a CDS encoding murein hydrolase activator EnvC family protein, protein MYPKFPFHSRAIYWSVLNLILFSMGWFVATAQAPQTQRNRQVLEREKKQNLEKMNQIRTILKQTASEKQVGLGQLKAIEQQIQTQSRQIGLLNKDLKLTESEIAELRQASQALTNDLNKLKAEYGSMIYAADKRRQQVNPLGFLFAANNFNQLVARYRYLRQYSDARQSQVRQMNNVQTMLQGKQKATQHKRAEQKNTLGAKVKEAKKLETLKVEKNVVVKELSKKEAELQAELAESRRAINRLETMITRLIAREARERAEREARERAERERLARVEAARKAAERKRAEEAIAAAEKAGEKPAPADVAKVERPAEPEPVAKKPDERRNNNLNDEETALASSFTASRAHLPWPVTKGFISDHFGRKPHPVLKGIYVENQGVDIQTNAGEEVRAVYDGVVQDVTNIPGMNNVVAIQHGDYFTIYAKLKSVSVRAGQRIKARENIGTVATDKNGISEMQFQIWKEFTKLNPESWLVPR, encoded by the coding sequence ATGTACCCCAAATTTCCATTCCATTCCCGCGCTATCTACTGGTCAGTACTTAACCTGATCTTGTTCAGTATGGGTTGGTTTGTTGCTACAGCACAGGCTCCGCAAACGCAGCGGAATCGACAGGTGCTCGAACGTGAGAAAAAGCAGAACCTGGAAAAAATGAACCAGATCCGCACCATTCTGAAACAAACCGCATCGGAAAAGCAAGTCGGCCTGGGCCAGTTAAAAGCCATCGAACAGCAGATTCAGACCCAGTCGCGACAAATCGGTCTGTTGAATAAAGACCTTAAACTTACTGAATCCGAAATTGCCGAATTACGTCAGGCCAGTCAGGCGTTAACCAACGATCTGAACAAGTTAAAAGCTGAATACGGCTCCATGATCTATGCAGCCGACAAACGACGTCAGCAGGTCAACCCACTTGGTTTTTTGTTTGCCGCCAACAACTTCAATCAGTTAGTAGCCCGGTATCGGTACTTACGCCAGTATTCAGATGCCCGACAGAGCCAGGTTCGGCAGATGAATAATGTTCAGACGATGTTGCAGGGCAAACAAAAAGCTACGCAGCACAAACGAGCCGAGCAAAAAAACACCCTGGGTGCCAAAGTAAAAGAAGCTAAAAAGCTCGAGACCTTAAAGGTCGAGAAAAATGTCGTTGTAAAAGAACTAAGTAAGAAAGAAGCTGAGCTACAGGCCGAGCTTGCCGAAAGTCGACGGGCCATCAACCGATTGGAAACCATGATTACCCGGCTGATTGCCCGCGAAGCCCGTGAGCGTGCCGAACGGGAGGCCCGCGAACGCGCTGAGCGCGAACGACTGGCACGCGTTGAAGCCGCCCGAAAAGCAGCCGAACGCAAACGGGCTGAAGAAGCGATAGCAGCCGCCGAAAAAGCCGGTGAAAAACCAGCCCCAGCCGATGTAGCCAAAGTAGAGCGTCCGGCCGAACCCGAACCCGTTGCTAAAAAGCCTGACGAGCGACGGAATAACAACCTGAACGACGAAGAAACAGCCCTGGCCTCCTCGTTTACAGCGTCCAGGGCACATTTGCCATGGCCGGTAACTAAAGGCTTTATTTCGGACCATTTTGGCCGGAAGCCCCATCCTGTACTAAAAGGAATTTACGTTGAAAACCAAGGCGTTGATATTCAAACCAATGCCGGGGAGGAAGTCCGTGCCGTTTATGATGGAGTTGTTCAGGATGTAACCAACATACCGGGCATGAACAATGTGGTGGCTATTCAACATGGCGATTACTTCACCATTTATGCTAAACTGAAGAGCGTATCCGTTCGGGCTGGGCAACGCATAAAAGCTCGGGAAAACATTGGCACAGTAGCCACCGACAAAAACGGCATCTCGGAGATGCAATTCCAAATCTGGAAAGAATTTACCAAGCTTAACCCCGAGTCCTGGCTAGTTCCGAG